CCCTGTAATTTTACAGGGGTTATGGTATGGTTAGTTTTgggcaggggtgtccaaactcggtCATGGAGGGCCAATTTAGCTCCAAACCCAATTAAACACACTTAAACCAGATAATCAAGGTCTTATTAGGCTTTCAGAAACTTACAGGCAGGTCTGTTGTGAAAAGGTAGAGCTAacctctgcaggacagtggccttcCAGGACTGCGTTCGGATACCCCTGTTTCttgggttaggggtagggtttgTTTCCTTGGGAAGCAATGATGTTGTAAGACCAATAAAAGATGGTGATCCATAAACTTCATGAATAAATCGAGGCGAACAGCTCAGAGCAGCAGACACATTCATATTggttagggctgcatgatatatcgcatgcgatatttaatgcgcatATTGTCAGTAAAGTTGGTTCTGTAATcggcggtaaatctccatcatctGTGTGCTTTCACATGGAGGATTTACTACACAGATCCgctgttcactgacaagctgcacaaaaccacgatcatattttgcacagcttgtcagttttACCACTTTATCGGGCAGCCCTAATACTGGTCTTTACAGCAGTGATACTGAatattacacaaacacaaaaaacaatataTCCAATGCATTTGCGATCATAGTGCAAACTCTTCTACCTTAAGCTCCTTAAATAGTGTGCTGTTTCTTGCCCACTCCACCAGTCCAAACAAAGTCTGGTCAGCCATTTTGCACATGATGCTGAAGGTGTTGAGGCGGTCATGTTTTCCTCGGCTGGCCTGTTCTCTTTGGAGGCTTGCTAACACCCGCGTGCAAAGCTGCTTCTCATCTGGCTCAGCTTGTAGGAGCTCATTTAGGAAGCACGAACTAGGGGTCGGTGTTGACCTGGGAGTGAAGTTCTGTGCTGGAGTTGGGGTAGAACTTGGAGTTGAGGTTGGCGTGAGTGTAGGTGTGAAGAGAACAGTAGGAGAGATTGGAGCAGGGGGTGTCACAGAAGCAGGGCTGTAGCTAAAGGGGAGCTCTCGTTTCTCGGGAGGGTATCCGTGGAAGCTTTGATGGACCGTGGAATCTGGATAGCATAGTGTATGGAAAGGTAGGGCTGGGTCAGATAGTGTCCGCTCTCTGGGCATGGTGCAGTCCAACAGCATGGGAAACTCAGACTGGCTCATACTGGGATGAAAGGGCTGAGGTGCATGGTAGTGGTCAGAGCCAAGAGATGCATGGGAGGGGTTGAGGACATGAAAATCCTGAGGCACAGCAGGTACCAGTGCTTGTGGTCCCTCAATTTTGACACTGTAGGGGGCATTGTTTGTCTGGTGATAGGTCCCTCTTTGCTGTTTCGATTGCCTGTCCCGTCGGTACAGAGGTCCAAACTTGTTTCGCCCACCCCTCATCCTGTCCGCACGTACAGCTGTGACAAGTAATTTTACAATTAACTAAATCACACACTGTGTTCAAAAGAGCATTGTCCTCACAGTTCTAAATTATAGTTTCTCAAACCAGTTCCTGGAGGCACACCGACTTTAAACATTTTTCGAACtcttcctaatcaaacacaccttcaGTTCATCTCATCTTTCATAGAGACTCCAAGACCAGGAGTGGATGGGTACAGTAAGGTAGACATCCAAAATGTGCAGTGGCGACGGggctccaggacaggtttgagaagcaTTGCTTTATTATAGTGGCgtcattttaatttctttttctttttttttcttgcttgccTGCATATTACTTTATTCCCCTTACTGGGTCATCAAAGATAGCTATTGCACTGGTTTATGGTTTCAAAGGTAAGTGGGAACAGGACCAGAGCTATATCGGATGGCTAATTGGGAATATCGTACCATATCTCAGAGACAATAACTGCCCTTTTCCTTACATGCGTCTTCTTTTAAAGAACTGAAAGAATATCTACAAAGCAATGGAATCAGTGTTTGGGTTTGCATGCATACCTTCTTTCTTCATGCCAACAGCTAAACATTTCTGAAAGCGGCAGTAAGGACATCGTTTCCTCTGGGCTGGGTCCATTGGGCAGCATTGTGCATCTGCACACGTATAGCGCTTGTTATTCTGTACAGAGCGCTTAAAAAAGCCCTGGTGATAATATTTGTCTTTAGTATTTAAGAATAATTATAGAAATttaagaatgaagaaaaaaaataataattattatatatatatgagagagagagagagagagacagagagagaaaattaaAGCTACTACTGTGTACTTTTTACTTCCTGACTGACAGGAACACTTACCTTACAGCTCTCACAGGTAAGTAGACCATAGTGATATCCTGACACCCTGTCACCACACACAGGACAGCCCTCTTTTTGAGTTGCCCTACCGTCTGGGTCTGGTTTTAACTCCTGAGCTATGGGACAGAACATTCATTGTAAATAGGAGTGTTAATGTATCTTTTGTccactttctttctttgtcacCTTCAGGAAACAGCAAATGAAAATCAAGAAGCCTACTGTAAGATGATCGTCTAGAAGTAGACCAAAAGGTTATGCAGTTTAATGATCAGTCTATCTGATCAGTCTATCGGAGTAGTCTATTATATCTCAAATAGGCTTAGTCTCTTATCACTCGACTGATTAAACAATGAGATAGAGGGCTTACATAATCCTTACGGTTTGATATTTTCAGCAGCagtcaaaagataaataaaatgacttctaaatctttttttatttttttattgttgaagcAAATGTCAATTGAATGAAATCACAAATCTTTTTGATTCACATCTTCAGTATGCACACTAAACATGACTGAACTGTTCAGCACAATCAAATCGCATGACAAGATTTTCTGAAGATCGCTGAATATCTTATTTCTAATGGAAACTGAATAAGTCATTGACTTCAAATGTTTGCTATGCTCAAATGGATTACGTTAGCAATTAATGCTATTGCTAAAGCCTCTAAAATCTCTAAGACCTGAAGTTCTACTTACATGTTGACGGTCCTTCTTGTGACGCAAAGTCCTGTGTGTAATCGGCAGAGTGGAGGGCCGTGGGCTGGGGGTGATCCAGGGGATAGTTTGAGATGTTCATGGTCCATAGGAGAGGGGTGGCATGGGTCACCGTAAGCTGTCATTCATAACTGTCCAGGCCTCCAGGACTCAGAGCAGGACAGAGAGGAAAACAGGCACATACATAGGCTGTCTCAGAGATGGTGTAAAGGCCCTCAGTTAGACTTTGCTCCATACTGAGGGTAATAAACCTGAGTCTGTCACACCTTCCCAACGAGCAAGATCTCATTCATGCAAGGTGCACTGCAGGAGCAGCATATATGGTTTATCAGACCAGTCCAACTACAGCCATGTGATTATCAAGTGTTTGGTAAACTCCAAGAAGCAGAACATAGAactttgatttaaatgtatagaAATAAGGCAGAGGACTGTAATGAGATTACTCTAGTGCTCAAATTTGCAACACGTAATATACTATGTTTTGCTATCTTTTATCAGTGTGAGGTTCCAGCACCTTTGGAATCAATTACAAAACAAGGAGTCTAGTTATGATGAAGGGAGCTGGTAAGGACAGTGATGTGGGGTCTGACGTGTAAAGCCATAAAACAGGTCAAGGGTCAGTGGTGTGGTCTAGTTTTTTTGTAgtatgtgataaaaaataaaataaaataaaaatcccctCCCAGCCTGTTGTAAGCATGCATGATGTAATTGGATATTGACTCCACTAGAGGGCCACCTTGGGGTTGACTGCAGAGGCTTACTGTCAGACTGTGGCATGCATGAGCAGGTTAGCAGTAAAATTAAAAATTCCCTTAGCAGTGCTGGGCAAACTGAAGGACAAGCCATGGGGTAGATACAGATTCAATCGTCTGCCATTTGGTATCAAGTCTGCTCGTGAAGTTTTCCAGCAGTTCAATAATGAAGTGTTCAGAGACATAGGCGGTGGGTACATATTGTAGCTGATGATATGATTGTTACAGCTGCAACAGAACAAGAACAAAAtgtcattgtgtgtgtttttttgctcTCTCCATAATTTTAGCAACAATGTGAAATTCAACCCAGACAAGATCCAGGCCAAGATGAACAAAGTACATTTCATGGGCCATGTGATAACTCCACAGGGTGTGAAAGCAGATGCTGGCCAGATACAGGCAGTAGTAAGCATGCCAGCACCCACGGACAGACAAGTGCTGCAGTGTCTTTTGGGTATGATAAGATATCATGAACCATTTATTCCAGGTGATTCTTCACTCACGGCTCCTCTCAAACAACTGTGAGAAAGGACATTGCATTCCAGTGGCAACCAAACACAACAAGGCACTTTCTGCACTCAAAACAGCACTGACCAACACACCAGTTCTCAGGTACTACGATCCCAACACAGCACTCACCATACAAACAGTAAATGTCCAATTGGACCATAATCCACTGGAGGCTATTTTCAGACAGCCACTGAGCAAAGCACCAGCGAGACTCCAGCATATAAGCTTACAGCTACAGAAATATGACTTTATTGTCCAATACTGAGTCCCTCAATTCATCAGTTCTGGCCTGTCAGACACACTTATTGCTTATTGCTGTTATCAGGTAGAATCTTGATTCCCGAGTCAATGAGAACAGAGATGTTGCAGAAACTGCAGAAACACGCCAAGGAATACAGCGGACAAGAGCACATGCCAGAAAATGTCTGTATTGGCCTGGAATGACCAAACACATAGCACAGATGGTTGAGATGTGTCCAACATGCCAACAGTTCCAGCCCAGGAACCAGAAAGAGCCACTCATCTCTCATGAAAACCCAGAGCCCCCCTGGTTAAAAAGTAGCTGCTGACATCTTTGAAATCAGAGGTCAGTTATTTCTACTGATTGTCGATTACATGTCAAAGTTTCCTGAGGTGATGAATATCAGAGACAATACAGTTCACTCAGCAATTCAAAAGATGAAAGCAGTGTATGCAAGGCATGGCATTCCAAAAGTGATGGTGTACGATCACATACCCTTTGCTAGCTATGAAATGAAGACATTGCTGCAGAGCGTGGCATTAAGCTGACATGTATAATGTAAAGTTCCTGTGAGGTTTCAGCACTACTGCATGAACTGACTATGTATTTGCCTAGTCAAGGCTAATTAAGGTTAAGCATGTTTAAGTTTTGAACTGCTTATTGGACAAGATGTTTGCTGtaagtaagaaaaaaaagtccctgttaCAAAGATTTTAAGATCTATATCCAGAGTTCATATATCCTGTCTGTAGAGTGTATTGTTGGGCTAGACTGCAGGGACTGCTTATGTTCTGTAACAAATATGTGGATACACTGCAATAGAAGAAACACTACACCCGTCCCAGAATAGCACctcataagcaccaccacactcactaatcaATGCTCTaagtttacttttatatttaggCGCACTTGTcctgattattaaaaataaataaaaattaggagCACAGAAAAAAATTCAGGAGTACTTTCtgaacaataacaaaaatgtacCTTCCCGTTACAAGTAATATTGGACACTTTAAAGTGATTtacaggggcattttttttttcaaaatgcattgaaagttTGGTAACTTATGTCAGAtgcaaaattgtattattaaagttttttttttattttatttttttacctaagtTAAACAAtggaataagaataataagttaccgatcaaataaaatcagtattaacaaaataaatttgcACTACAGAGGTGGCACAGAAGAACACAAAAGTAGCTTGTAGGTATTCACAGATATTTAATGAGGCTCAGAGGTTGCATGTGTGcaattaacttttaaaatattcatgttgaaaataatgtttcaatataaaattttgaatatatataatttcataatttgaaAAGTTTCGTTCAGAAGTATCGTATCGAATCAACGATACTGCCTTGAAAATTATCTGTATCATATCGAAAACAAAATAAGTGCTACTGCCCATGGAGAGGGAGCGGGGTGTTTGCCGATAGAgcctatttacactaagtgaaaatagcagtATTTTAAGTGATATGCTATTTATTTACACTGAAGAGCTAGATTGTAtttatactatgttaaaataTCCTGCTACTTTAACATAGTATATACAATCTAGCAATcaacttattgcaaatagtggcaattatctgcacctcagcattgtaatacattataaaacattatgcAATAATATCTTgatttatttcaaaaaaatatattgatttaattaaaattattaaatggatgtcaCCTAATTTGACAGAAGCCCTAGACCTACCCTAACCCTGCCTGataatttattttcaactttttgattatttccttactttttcttaaaaataaatgcttttctgatgtgatttgaaatttgaaaagtgagagaaaaaaagttcGTCACAGGGCAGATCC
The nucleotide sequence above comes from Carassius gibelio isolate Cgi1373 ecotype wild population from Czech Republic chromosome B3, carGib1.2-hapl.c, whole genome shotgun sequence. Encoded proteins:
- the LOC127952081 gene encoding nuclear receptor subfamily 5 group A member 2 produces the protein MNISNYPLDHPQPTALHSADYTQDFASQEGPSTSQELKPDPDGRATQKEGCPVCGDRVSGYHYGLLTCESCKGFFKRSVQNNKRYTCADAQCCPMDPAQRKRCPYCRFQKCLAVGMKKEAVRADRMRGGRNKFGPLYRRDRQSKQQRGTYHQTNNAPYSVKIEGPQALVPAVPQDFHVLNPSHASLGSDHYHAPQPFHPSMSQSEFPMLLDCTMPRERTLSDPALPFHTLCYPDSTVHQSFHGYPPEKRELPFSYSPASVTPPAPISPTVLFTPTLTPTSTPSSTPTPAQNFTPRSTPTPSSCFLNELLQAEPDEKQLCTRVLASLQREQASRGKHDRLNTFSIMCKMADQTLFGLVEWARNSTLFKELKVEDQMVLLQSCWSELLVLDHLCRQVAYGRDGSICLITGQQIEVSTIFSQAGATLSSLVSRAQDLVSKLRSLQLDREEFVSLKYLVLFNPDVKSVQDRRQVEQTQERVNKALMDHTMQTYPGHSDKFGQLLLRLPEVRSISLQVEEYLYQRHLLGDLPCNSLLTEMLHAKHT